A region of Dermabacter vaginalis DNA encodes the following proteins:
- a CDS encoding AAA family ATPase, whose translation MKLHHLSFEGIGPFKDRVDLDFDALGASGLFLLEGATGSGKSTIIDAIVFALYGNVAGGGSSDARVRSDFMPNTRPSVVDLFFEVPRGIYRVRRTPAYERARLRGTGAPVHENQTAKLWKLSSPEALAEAIHGTERANDIEPIANRPQDVGAEVRELLGLTHAQFTQTVVLPQGEFARFLKADTSERKIVLERIFQTQFYEQIEQSFGELRREAQRDVDASKAELGATLERVLEAASASEDQRAQALADTRGFTPAGLERAREIGAELEEAAEEALGEATRMREMASVASNEAEEAAKDAAERHDLLVRKSQLDAHEKKRAGLDEAVREAREHLAGHERAEKPFYAHEQEKSAAEALHAAARELPEAEREESPQWEARGQEESERGESALRMAAALAGLEKEEAALPRREQEVKKAEQRAERAEADSQKKTTLLKKRPAEREKLIEKHREFSEKAAKLVALKEKREAHAARVRIAAEARTSLDTYRTQTQRECDSLAVLKRASEEESLLRRKRIDAIAFELAANLVQGEACPVCGACEHPAPARTEDELVSQERIAQAEHARVTAEQCLSEARSAAAATKALHIDALERAWGESVNEDLTRFQEELPALIERLDNEGAALAREEHAAQEAEVEREHVSTEIAKFDERTSALEREAHESALTAERAAVDSQHLAKNLTETRQAIAAELKAHNDTHETLAELRLSLLSVGEAARAHARLLDKCLEARSVHERAKTRLAEALAASGFDNVEEVVHARLSTERKHTYENTVREYSSLTAVIEEAKKDERLAQIEANASALEAATEALEVTQARVRVKRDEHTAAAGLHATRAKILERVKRARADFTARAAAHEKRSARQSEVLHLANVATGNSSDAKARLTLSTFAVMRRFEKVIEAANVRLGALSGGIYEIRLAHPEKIGRKQVGLDLEMVDLRHDSSRSPSTLSGGETFYVSLALALGLADIVSGETGGVQMNTLFIDEGFGTLDPEKLDGVIAEIRELAAHGRTVGIISHVAELKSQIAEKVHVERKSDGTSRISVSAQPTQLPQFS comes from the coding sequence ATGAAGCTTCACCACCTCAGCTTCGAGGGCATCGGTCCATTCAAAGATCGGGTCGATCTCGACTTTGATGCGCTCGGCGCGAGCGGGCTGTTCCTTCTCGAAGGAGCCACGGGCTCGGGGAAATCGACCATCATCGATGCGATTGTGTTCGCGCTCTACGGCAACGTTGCAGGCGGCGGTTCGAGTGATGCCCGTGTGCGCAGCGATTTTATGCCGAACACGCGACCGAGCGTTGTGGATCTCTTCTTTGAAGTACCGCGGGGCATCTACCGAGTGCGTCGTACCCCGGCCTACGAACGCGCGCGACTTCGCGGCACAGGTGCGCCCGTGCATGAGAATCAAACCGCGAAGCTGTGGAAGCTCAGTTCGCCGGAGGCACTCGCCGAGGCCATTCACGGAACCGAACGCGCCAACGACATCGAACCGATCGCGAACCGCCCCCAGGATGTTGGCGCGGAGGTTCGCGAGCTCCTTGGCCTCACACACGCGCAGTTCACGCAAACCGTTGTTCTTCCCCAGGGTGAGTTCGCACGCTTCCTCAAAGCCGACACGAGTGAACGCAAGATTGTGCTGGAGCGGATCTTCCAGACTCAGTTCTATGAACAGATCGAGCAGTCCTTTGGCGAGCTCAGGCGCGAGGCCCAGCGAGATGTCGATGCCTCGAAAGCGGAGCTCGGCGCAACCCTCGAACGTGTTCTCGAAGCGGCCTCGGCAAGCGAGGACCAACGAGCCCAGGCACTTGCCGATACGAGAGGCTTCACGCCCGCAGGCCTCGAGCGCGCACGTGAAATTGGCGCGGAACTCGAGGAAGCGGCCGAGGAAGCTCTTGGTGAGGCCACGCGCATGCGGGAGATGGCGTCAGTTGCGTCAAACGAAGCGGAAGAAGCGGCGAAGGATGCCGCCGAACGCCACGATCTGCTCGTGCGGAAAAGTCAGCTCGACGCCCACGAAAAGAAACGCGCGGGGCTTGACGAGGCGGTGCGTGAGGCGCGTGAACACCTTGCCGGCCACGAGCGCGCCGAGAAGCCGTTTTATGCCCACGAGCAGGAAAAGAGCGCGGCCGAAGCACTGCACGCCGCCGCTCGAGAACTGCCGGAGGCCGAGCGTGAGGAATCGCCGCAGTGGGAAGCGCGAGGTCAGGAGGAAAGTGAGCGCGGCGAAAGTGCGCTGCGTATGGCTGCCGCGCTCGCGGGGCTCGAAAAAGAGGAGGCTGCGCTCCCGCGTCGAGAGCAGGAGGTGAAGAAGGCGGAGCAACGGGCTGAACGCGCGGAGGCGGACTCGCAGAAAAAGACCACCCTCCTGAAGAAGCGTCCGGCGGAACGCGAGAAGCTCATCGAGAAACATCGTGAGTTCAGCGAGAAGGCCGCGAAGCTCGTCGCACTCAAAGAAAAACGCGAAGCCCACGCCGCTCGCGTGCGCATCGCTGCGGAGGCGCGCACAAGCCTCGACACTTACCGTACCCAGACACAGCGCGAGTGCGACTCCCTCGCGGTGCTCAAGCGCGCGAGCGAGGAAGAGTCGCTCCTTCGTCGCAAGAGAATCGACGCGATCGCGTTCGAGCTCGCCGCGAACCTTGTGCAAGGTGAGGCGTGTCCCGTGTGCGGTGCGTGCGAGCATCCGGCCCCGGCGCGTACCGAGGATGAGCTCGTAAGCCAAGAACGCATCGCCCAGGCGGAACATGCACGGGTGACGGCAGAGCAGTGCCTGAGTGAAGCGCGCTCGGCAGCTGCGGCGACCAAGGCCCTCCACATCGACGCGCTCGAGCGTGCGTGGGGCGAGAGCGTGAACGAAGATCTCACCCGATTTCAGGAAGAGTTGCCAGCACTCATCGAGCGCCTCGACAACGAAGGCGCCGCACTCGCGAGAGAAGAACACGCTGCGCAGGAAGCTGAAGTCGAGCGTGAACACGTAAGCACGGAAATCGCGAAGTTCGATGAGCGCACGAGTGCCCTCGAGCGCGAAGCGCATGAAAGTGCCTTGACCGCGGAGCGTGCAGCTGTCGACTCCCAGCACCTTGCGAAGAACCTTACGGAAACCCGCCAGGCGATTGCCGCTGAACTGAAGGCCCATAACGATACTCACGAGACTCTCGCAGAGCTTCGTTTGTCGCTTCTTTCGGTGGGGGAGGCCGCACGCGCGCACGCGCGCCTTCTTGACAAATGCCTCGAAGCGCGGAGCGTGCATGAGCGCGCGAAAACTCGCCTCGCCGAAGCACTCGCGGCGAGCGGCTTCGACAACGTCGAGGAGGTGGTGCACGCGCGTCTTTCGACCGAACGAAAGCACACCTACGAGAACACCGTGCGCGAATACTCGTCACTCACGGCAGTAATCGAGGAGGCCAAAAAGGACGAACGCCTCGCCCAGATCGAGGCGAATGCTTCCGCCCTTGAAGCGGCTACCGAGGCCCTTGAAGTGACGCAGGCGCGCGTGCGTGTCAAACGCGATGAGCACACCGCGGCCGCGGGTCTCCACGCCACCCGCGCCAAGATACTTGAGCGCGTGAAGCGTGCACGCGCCGATTTCACGGCCCGCGCCGCCGCGCACGAGAAACGCTCGGCTCGTCAGAGCGAAGTGTTGCACCTCGCGAATGTTGCCACGGGCAATTCGAGCGACGCGAAGGCGCGACTCACACTCTCAACCTTCGCGGTCATGCGCCGCTTCGAGAAAGTCATCGAGGCGGCAAATGTGCGCCTTGGTGCTCTTTCCGGCGGGATCTACGAGATTCGCCTCGCGCATCCAGAGAAGATTGGCCGTAAGCAGGTAGGCCTCGATCTCGAGATGGTCGACCTGCGTCACGACTCGTCCCGCTCACCCTCGACTCTTTCAGGCGGTGAAACGTTCTACGTGTCGCTCGCTCTAGCTCTCGGCCTCGCCGACATCGTGAGTGGGGAAACCGGCGGCGTGCAGATGAACACCCTCTTTATCGACGAGGGCTTTGGCACGCTTGACCCCGAGAAGCTCGACGGTGTCATCGCCGAGATCAGGGAACTCGCTGCCCACGGTCGCACAGTCGGGATCATCTCCCACGTTGCCGAACTCAAATCGCAAATTGCGGAAAAAGTGCACGTTGAAAGAAAGTCCGACGGCACGTCACGTATCAGCGTGAGTGCACAGCCCACGCAGCTCCCGCAATTCTCCTAG
- a CDS encoding DUF456 domain-containing protein, producing MPVDIIVTIIAALCFAVGITGIVLPVLPGSFLILLGMLVWAIGIGGWTGWIAFALVAVFSIAGMTSSYVLTGRKLKQSEVPTWAILVAIGCAILGLFLIPGPGLLIGFILGFFLVELSRKREFHDALNSTLSTLKTLGIGILVELLLAMASGTVFIVALGIHLFSRAG from the coding sequence GTGCCCGTGGACATCATCGTCACCATCATCGCCGCGCTGTGCTTCGCGGTGGGGATCACGGGCATCGTGCTGCCCGTGCTTCCCGGATCCTTCCTCATCCTCCTCGGGATGCTCGTGTGGGCTATCGGGATCGGCGGGTGGACGGGCTGGATTGCCTTCGCGCTTGTCGCCGTCTTCTCGATCGCAGGCATGACCAGTAGCTACGTGCTCACCGGCCGCAAACTCAAGCAGAGCGAAGTTCCCACATGGGCGATCCTCGTGGCGATCGGATGCGCGATTCTTGGCCTGTTCCTTATCCCCGGCCCGGGCCTCCTCATCGGGTTTATTCTCGGTTTCTTCCTCGTTGAGCTGAGCCGCAAGCGTGAGTTCCACGACGCCCTCAACTCGACCCTCTCGACTTTGAAAACCCTCGGGATCGGCATTCTCGTAGAACTCCTGCTCGCGATGGCGAGTGGAACCGTGTTCATCGTCGCGCTTGGCATCCACCTCTTTTCGAGGGCTGGTTAG
- a CDS encoding helix-turn-helix transcriptional regulator yields the protein MKSSRLMSILLLLQTHERMTSQELARRLEVSSRTILRDITALSAAGVPIYTERGRGGAIVLDHRARLDVSRLDPHELQLLSVAGLDEDLLEQIGLHAVHVRTQQKLTAVAAREQPSATLPLPEVLHVDPSGWFTAEQELDVADLLTAARNRQRIRLRYRRSGESSGKWVVADPYGLVNKAGSWYLVADVASQPRMFNTSRIETRELLTDSAVLRPDCDLRSVWQELLTSFQSAPGIEVHAQLRSTRLDLARRILRGRMIRFDGSEDEWTHIVVHYPDVESVRQLLQFGDHIRILRPAAAVVRFREIAVQIVQFHSAQSTADHRRRDR from the coding sequence ATGAAGTCGTCCCGGTTGATGTCGATCCTGCTTCTACTGCAAACCCATGAACGAATGACCAGTCAAGAACTGGCTCGCCGCCTCGAGGTATCTTCACGCACGATCTTGCGTGATATTACGGCGTTGTCGGCTGCTGGGGTGCCGATCTACACCGAGCGAGGCCGGGGTGGAGCCATCGTGCTGGACCATCGGGCCCGGCTCGACGTCTCACGCCTCGATCCACATGAACTGCAGCTGCTTTCCGTCGCAGGACTAGATGAGGATCTTCTCGAACAGATCGGGCTCCATGCCGTACATGTCAGAACCCAGCAGAAGCTGACTGCTGTTGCGGCGCGTGAGCAACCTTCCGCCACTCTGCCCTTGCCCGAAGTGCTCCACGTCGATCCCTCTGGATGGTTCACGGCCGAGCAGGAACTCGACGTGGCCGACCTTCTCACCGCTGCACGAAATAGACAACGCATCCGCCTCCGATATCGACGCAGCGGCGAGAGCAGCGGGAAGTGGGTTGTCGCGGACCCTTACGGTCTCGTGAACAAAGCCGGATCCTGGTATCTAGTGGCTGACGTCGCCTCACAACCCCGCATGTTTAACACCAGCCGCATTGAGACCCGCGAGCTGCTTACGGATTCCGCAGTGCTACGACCGGACTGCGATCTGCGCTCAGTGTGGCAAGAACTGCTGACCAGTTTTCAGTCGGCGCCTGGTATCGAGGTGCACGCACAGCTGCGCTCGACCCGCCTAGATCTGGCCCGACGAATCCTTAGAGGGCGAATGATCCGTTTCGACGGCTCCGAGGACGAGTGGACTCATATCGTCGTCCACTATCCAGACGTTGAATCGGTTCGACAGCTCCTCCAATTCGGGGACCACATTCGGATCTTAAGACCAGCCGCAGCGGTGGTTCGATTCCGCGAGATCGCGGTCCAGATCGTGCAGTTTCACTCAGCACAAAGCACTGCCGATCATCGCCGCCGCGATCGCTAA
- a CDS encoding VOC family protein, with protein sequence MPVPNLFLTYVSDVERSTDFYSRLFDIEPTFTSPRYVAFEVAPGVLFAIWTGHNEDLTSATPRTNEIGLMIPGPSSAIDDVYEEWVAKGVHVIEEPHDDVFGRTFVIADPDHNLVRVSPVD encoded by the coding sequence ATGCCGGTCCCGAATCTGTTTCTGACCTACGTCAGCGATGTCGAGCGATCCACCGATTTCTATAGTCGCCTGTTCGACATCGAACCCACCTTCACCAGCCCGCGGTACGTCGCTTTTGAGGTTGCGCCCGGTGTGCTTTTCGCAATCTGGACTGGGCACAACGAAGATCTCACATCAGCAACACCGCGCACGAACGAAATCGGACTCATGATTCCCGGTCCCTCCTCTGCCATCGACGACGTCTACGAGGAATGGGTCGCGAAAGGAGTGCACGTGATCGAGGAACCGCACGACGATGTCTTCGGTCGCACCTTCGTGATAGCCGACCCCGACCACAACCTCGTACGGGTCAGCCCCGTTGACTAG